DNA from Drosophila suzukii chromosome 2R, CBGP_Dsuzu_IsoJpt1.0, whole genome shotgun sequence:
ACAACATGACATCGTGTAGCTACTAGGCACGCAAACTAATTAATTTAGGAGATAATCTGTGACTACAATATGCTCGCACAGGAACAAAGGCTTATCCGATTGTTTTTCGCATTGCAGTTGCCAAATCGAAGCCCATCGACATGGATACAAACAAGGAAGCGGAGACGAACGACCAGTTCATAGTGAAGTATCGCCAGCAGTATTACGATCTGTCCAGGTTTTTGCACAAGCATCCGGGCGGCATAAACACCCTGAAGGGTCTGAATAGCGGGGACATGACTGCTCGCTTTCTGAAGGCGCCGCCACACTCAGATGCGGCCATATACCTGATGAGGGAGTACAAGATCGACCCGGATGATTCTCGAAAGACAAAGTCAGGCCACACAGAAGCTGAGCTTCGGAATGGTGACGAGGAGCTACGACACCGGGCGAGGGAAACCGAGGACAAGAACAATAACCAGGTGGACGAGAGCATGGAGGTAAGTTCGATGAGCTTCTTTTAATCTGTAACTCTATTTTGCTGGCTCATGGGATCGATTATTAGGCTGGGCAGCTTATTTCCGAGGCTGCCCGCAATCCAGAGCTCAGCactaataaaatataattaacgTAAGGCATGTTTTGGAAAGGCACACTCGTGTTTTGGAAATCCTAGTTCCCAGTGGTCAGTCAGTCGATGGAATGTTTCAGTGCTTTGAGTGCTCCACACGTTCCTACAGTTGGCGCGACTTGTTGGCCGGCACAAAGACCTTCGCCTTCGAGTATATGCGGATGTCCTCCTCAACGATGGTCAACTCCCTGTCGATCTCGGCCTTGCGGTTTTGCACCCGCAAAGTCTGTGCGGTCATGGGCATGTGATTTAGCTCATTTACAAGCTGTTCGTAGCCTGTTAAATACCCTGGCATTAGCATGTTTCTTTCTTATAAATCACACTAACTCACGTTTCTTGGCATTGGTAAGATGGGTCAATCGATCCTGATCGCTAAGCACTACATGACCACGGGGACAGTCGGGGTCCTGCGAGTCAGCCAGTTGCTTGGCCACGGCCTTTTCGCGTTTCTGTTTCTCCAAGTAACGCGGCAAGCGCACCTCATCCCGAGCTGTCAAAAGAATAATACTTCATTTAGTTACTTTACTTTATAgtaattaaatttgaattaTCAAAGTTATACCCCGTTTAATTTTTAAGGTGTATTTTATTACTTTTGATGATTCAAACTACAAGCGTTATTGCAAAGACCTTTTGAACTAGAAAACAACTAGAGAAACAGTTGGGTTAAATAGAAGGAAACTAAATTATCTTTAAAATGTGATTAGCCTGATTTTTTAGTATAGCTTTTTTAGTCAAGCTAGCAGCAAAAATATGGAGAACGAAACTTGGCAAGGATATGCTTAGTTATGAAATAATTACTTTCATATCTAGCAATATATTGAGAATTCGATACGAAATTTTGTGGTGCTTTTTTTAGAAATAAGTTAAGGTGATAAGTATACTCACATCCCAGCTTGTGCTCACGACGCTTTGACTTGGAAGTGATGGTGGTGACATTGGAGGCCGTGGTGAAGCGACTACGGGCACTGAGTGGTGCCTCATCGTCCGAGGCGCCGTAGTTCATTGGCTCATTCTCCGCCATGGGCATGGCCTCCATTTCGGACATGTGGAAGCGGCTTTGTTTCGACGAGTTCGAGCGCGCTGAAAGCGGCAGCTGTTCCAAATCCTTCTCGTTTTCATAGCGCATAGGGTTATAGTTATCGTCGTACTTTGTGCGTGGATCCTCCATCACGGATTGACTATCAAAGTTGCATCTGGGGAATAGACAAACTCTTTAGATACCTATTGTTTAAGGTCTGGCCCAAGGAATCTTACTTTTTAAGTGCATTTGTGAGATACAGTTCGTCAGTTATGTCCTCGGTCTGAATGCCGATGCTGGTGGAGCTGCGATTGGTGCCGCACGATAGGCAGCGATCCGAAGATGGGTCGGATGAAGGCTCTGGGATATGGTCGACCTCGAATTCCTCCGAGGGGTCGTATAGAAGGGGATCACGATCCTCCAGGCCATCGAAGCGTTCACCATCCGCCGGAATGGCCACCGCCAGTTGGTGCTGGGAACGCGAGTTGCTGCGGGTGTTCTGCAGCGAGTTCTGTTGTCCAGGCTTGCCCCTGACCGGTGGCTTATCCGCTTTAGAGTCCCCCACTTCGGAGGAAGTGCGGCGCAGCGGTGGCATCCATTTCGGACGCACTGGTTCCTTGGCGGCCAACTTCTGGCTGGTGGACTTCTCCAGCGAGCGGAGGCTTACCTTGTTTTCCTTGAGAAAGTTTCTGGACGGTGTGGGGCCTGTGGGAAGCAAGACCAAAACAAATTACCAATTGGTTGCCAAGGCCGACTGGCTGTTTGGAAAAGATTCTTACGCGGCACCGAAAAGATACCCTTCAGTGTGGGAATGGGGCGAACTGAAGTGTTAGACATGGTCCACCAGCTCCGGACTATCAGCTAAGCGTCTGAAATTGTACAATTATGCTGTAGACTAGGCGAGTGGAAACTGCGTCGTTATGTGTGGAGTACAGGACAGGTTTGAATGACAGTTTTGAACCAGCTGCTTGTGATTGTGCCTGCTCATCGATACTCGATTATGTATCGAATACGTATCGGTTTTGGGGTCGGTGGCTGTAGATGGTCACTCTTAACAGTAGTAACGGTATTCAGAGCTCAGATATTGCTTAACATATTTTAAGGaatgaaaataaatgaatggaatgatacaaaaatttaaaatttgtgcCCTCTGAACCTCTAACTTTTAATTATTAAGTCGAAATATTTAAGTCGAAAATATTTAGGTTAAATTTAACAGCTATAACAATATTAATGGGTTCTAGGTATATCcgtttttaataaattaaatatttcagtCAAAATATTGAAGAATAGATACTCTcataataactttaaaaatcatttttgaATATTTCCATTCCAGCACTTGGTGGACTGGTCGAAGGCAATGTTACCACAGATCGCCAACATAACTGAGTGCTACGATGAGTGGGTGCACAAGCCGGTGGACAGGCCACTGCGACTCTTTGGTCCTTGGTACTTGGAGATGTGCACGAAGACGCCCTGGTGGT
Protein-coding regions in this window:
- the LOC108017818 gene encoding uncharacterized protein, giving the protein MSNTSVRPIPTLKGIFSVPRPTPSRNFLKENKVSLRSLEKSTSQKLAAKEPVRPKWMPPLRRTSSEVGDSKADKPPVRGKPGQQNSLQNTRSNSRSQHQLAVAIPADGERFDGLEDRDPLLYDPSEEFEVDHIPEPSSDPSSDRCLSCGTNRSSTSIGIQTEDITDELYLTNALKKCNFDSQSVMEDPRTKYDDNYNPMRYENEKDLEQLPLSARSNSSKQSRFHMSEMEAMPMAENEPMNYGASDDEAPLSARSRFTTASNVTTITSKSKRREHKLGSRDEVRLPRYLEKQKREKAVAKQLADSQDPDCPRGHVVLSDQDRLTHLTNAKKRYEQLVNELNHMPMTAQTLRVQNRKAEIDRELTIVEEDIRIYSKAKVFVPANKSRQL